One region of Juglans regia cultivar Chandler chromosome 4, Walnut 2.0, whole genome shotgun sequence genomic DNA includes:
- the LOC108986913 gene encoding putative F-box/LRR-repeat protein 23 — MDSPPPAPSPPPPPPPHHLPADQYRNWLDLPQELTESILKRLSVIEILTSAQKVCLPWRDICNDPYMWRTINMGYLVQDSWDMPYDLEDMCRQAVDLSCGQLVRIKVGHFCTDNLLVYITESSSGLRYLGLSWCEISYTGFSEAVANIPLLEELELSYCSWTENFLEVVGRSCPHLKSLKLRREVYGGDQECDLSANAIAENMPRLVTLDLVGNKLTNNGLLAILDGCPHLQTLKLRNCRRVSLQGDVGRKCSERIKNLRRLDYSNDHQEFDEILEADSGYHDY; from the exons ATGGACTCTCCTCCTCCAGCTCCAtcaccacctccacctccacctcctcaTCATCTACCCGCCGACCAGTACAGGAATTGGCTGGATCTGCCCCAGGAATTGACGGAGTCTATCCTCAAGAGGCTTAGCGTCATCGAGATCCTGACCAGTGCGCAAAAGGTGTGCTTGCCCTGGCGTGACATCTGCAATGACCCCTACATGTGGCGAACCATCAACATGGGCTACCTCGTCCAGGACTCATGGGACATGCCCTACGACCTCGAGGATATGTGTCGCCAAGCCGTCGATCTCAGTTGTGGCCAGTTGGTGAGGATCAAAGTCGGCCACTTTTGTACCGACAACCTCCTTGTGTACATCACTGAGAG TTCAAGTGGGCTCAGATACCTTGGACTTTCATGGTGTGAAATTTCGTATACGGGGTTCAGTGAGGCAGTTGCAAATATTCCATTATTGGAAGAGCTTGAACTTTCATACTGTTCATGGACAGAAAACTTTCTGGAAGTTGTTGGCCGCAGTTGTCCCCATTTGAAGTCACTCAAATTGAGACGTGAGGTTTATGGGGGAGATCAGGAGTGTGATCTTTCGGCAAATGCTATTGCAGAGAACATGCCTAGATTAGTCACACTCGACCTTGTTGGGAATAAGCTGACTAATAATGGTTTGCTGGCCATACTTGATGGTTGTCCTCACCTTCAAACACTGAAACTTCGGAATTGTCGTCGTGTCTCTCTGCAAGGGGATGTTGGAAGAAAATGCTCTGAACGGATAAAAAACTTGCGGCGGCTTGATTATTCCAATGATCACCAAGAATTTGATGAAATACTGGAAGCTGATAGTGGATATCATGATTACTAG